CTTTCCAGGTAAGCCGAAGCAGCAAATTAATTTGGCTTTGCAGGAGCTAGAGACAGCGGTTAGCAGGGCCCTGTCTCCGGATGAGCCACACAGCAGCAACCAAACAATAACGACACTCTATGTTGATGATTATCAGGGACGCGTCTGGGCAACACGCAAGCGTCCCTGGGTCGACCGACTGGCGTGTGCCTGGCTCATTCGTCGCTTCATTGACGCGCAAGCTCAGATCCTCTGGCTGAACACGCCACAGGACTGTCCAGTCGGTGCCCTGGGTTTTGATTTCGATGACGCAACCTTCAGCCATGTTGGTAACCGCGTCACCTTCGAAACCCTACAAGCCAGTTTTGAGCTTCAAGAGCCCGGCCTAAACCGTATCGCCGCATTGGTGCACTACCTCGATATCGGAGGTATCCAGCCGGTGGAGGCTGCCGGTATCGAACGGGTGCTGGCAGGGCTACGTGAAACCATTACCCATGACGACCATCTGCTGGCAGCTGCAAGTGCCATCTTCGATGGCCTGCTCGCCGGGTTCGTGAAAGAGGAGCAACCCAATGAGTAAGGTTTTGGCACCAGAGGTTGAAGAGGATATGTCGAGGCCTGAACCGATTAGTCTGCGTGAGGCGTTCTGGTTCTGGCTGAAGCTCGGCTTCATCAGTTTCGGCGGGCCAGCCGGACAGATCTCGATCATGCACCAGGAGCTGGTGGAACGGCGACGCTGGATTTCCGAGCGCAGATTCCTGCATGCCCTCAATTACTGCATGTTGTTGCCTGGGCCTGAAGCTCAGCAGTTAGCAACCTACATTGGCTGGCTAATGCATCGAACCTGGGGCGGAGTTATTGCGGGTGCTTTGTTTGTACTGCCCTCACTTTTCATCCTGATCGCTCTTTCGTGGATGTATATCGCCTTTGGCGATGTCCCCGCGGTGGCCGGACTTTTCTATGGGATCAAACCCGCCGTAACGGCCATCGTGGTGCAGGCGGCACATAGAATCGGCTCTCGGGCATTGAAGAACAATTGGCTGTGGGCAATAGCGGCGGCTTCATTTACCGCGATCTTTGCATTCAATGTTCCGTTCCCGCTGATCGTCTTGGGGGCCGCGTTAATCGGCTATGTCGGAGGTCGCCTGGCTCCCGAGAAGTTCAGAGCTGGGGGGCATAGCGCCGCCAAAAAGTCCTTCGGCCCAGCCTTGATCGATGACGACACTCCGTCCCCGGAACATGCCCGGTTCAGCTGGTTGAAATTGGCATCGCTCGCACTGATCGGCGCCGTGCTATGGGCTTTGCCGATGGGGATTTTGACCGCCCTCTTTGGTTGGGAAGGAACCTTGACCCAGATGAGCTGGTTCTTTACCAAGGCGGCATTACTGACCTTTGGCGGAGCCTACGCAGTGCTCCCATACGTCTACCAAGGCGCGGTCGGTCACTATGGCTGGCTAACCCCGACGCAGATGATCGACGGGCTGGCTCTGGGGGAAACCACGCCAGGGCCGCTGATCATGGTGGTGGCTTTCGTCGGCTTTGTCGGGGCCTATGTCTTGCAAGTATTCGGTGCCGATCAAGTATTTCTGGCGGGAGCTGTGGCCGCCGCCCTAGTGACCTGGTTCACCTTTCTACCATCGTTCCTGTTCATCCTCGCGGGTGGCCCGCTGGTGGAGTCGACCCACAACGAACTCAAGTTCACGGCACCCCTTACCGCCATTACGGCGGCGGTGGTGGGAGTTATCCTCAATCTGGCGTGTTTCTTCGGCTATCACGTACTTTGGCCGAAAGGCTTCAGCGGTAACCTGGACTGGCCCTCCGCGTTGATCGCGATTGCTGCGGCGATTGCCTTGTTCCGCTTCAAGCGAGGCGTCATTCAGGTACTGATGGCCTGCGCGCTCGTCGGGTTGGCTGTGCATTTGCTGCGCTAGAAAGCATGAATTGATTAGCAATCTTTGGCGGGCATTGGGCTCGCCTGACCACCCAGCCTATTGAGCTAGGCAGGAGGTGTTCCATGAGGTGGATTACCCGTGAACGACCCAAGATCGATCGGGTTGCTTGTCCTTGGCTGATCACTCGCTTTATCGATCCACAGGCCGAGTTCTTGTACGTACCCAGCGGTGATGTGCTGCGGATTGCAGCTGAGAAAGATGCGACACCCTACGACATTCCGGGCGTAGAGCTTACCCATGAGGGTGAGTTGTGCAGCTTCGACGCGTTTGTGAAGAAGTACCAGCTCAATGAGCCCGCCTTGCAGCAGCTCGCGAAGATCGTGCGGGGAGCAGATACCTCTCGTCTGGATCTGACGCCACAATCGGCTGGGCTGTACGCCATCTCACTGGGGCTGTCGCAGCGATATTCCGATGATCATGAAATGCTTTCGCATGGACTGATCCTGTACGACGCGCTTTATGCCTGGTGCAAGGAATGCCAAGGTGAATCGCACAACTGGCCTCCTCAAATGTAAAGAGACCAGCTCGCACTGAAGCCCAGCCTAGCGCTGGGCTTTTGCCGTTTAGTGGCAGTGGTAGTCGTTCGTTTTATGGTTGCGATGGCAACCTTTTGAATCAGTACCACCACTATGCGCGAAGGCAGCAGCGGACGAAATCGAAAGTAAAGCGGCGATCAAAAGGGCAGACAGTTTCATCAGGGCTTGCTCCATGCTCATGTTTTTATACTCGTGAGACCTCTCACGCCTTGCAGAGTATGGCCAATTGCCTTCATCGAGCAAGCAACTTCCTCGCTGTTTCCCTGACATTCGATGAAAGGCTGAGTGCCTATTTCTTGAGCTGTCCCCGCCTCTAGTTTAGGATGTTGTGATATCCCCCTAGGGAGGATATAAGAACATCTATAAACGAGAAACTCGTTGCTCTCTTTCTTCGAGAAATGCTCGACAATCTAGTGGTCACACGCCTCTCCATGTGAGATTTCTCATGCTGAAAATCCTAGCCAACCGCACCTACCGTCATCTCTTTCTCGCCCAAGTAATCGCGCTCGTAGGGACTGGACTCGCCACCGTCGCGCTGGGGCTACTGGCATTCGATCTTGCGGGCGCCCAAGCGGGCGCCGTCCTCGGTACAGCCTTGGCGATTAAAATGACGGCCTACATCGGCGTGGCGCCGATTGCCGCCGCTTTTGCAGAACGCCTACCCCGTCGAGCGATGCTGGTCTCGCTGGATTTGATACGTGCCGTGGTTGCACTGGCGTTGCCGTTCGTGACCGAAGTCTGGCAAATCTATGTGCTGATTTTCGTCCTTCAGTCCGCCTCGGCAGCGTTCACTCCGACGTTCCAGGCGACCATTCCAGACATACTGCCGGATGAGGACGATTACACCCGCGCCTTGTCGCTATCACGTCTCGCCTACGATCTTGAAAGTGTCGCCAGCCCAATGCTCGCCGCCGCGTTGCTGACCGTGATCAGCTTCCATAACCTGTTCGCCGGCACCGTCATCGGGTTCCTTGCCTCAGCGGCCTTGGTCGCCACAGTACTCCTGCCAAAGGCGAAACCGACGCCACGACGCAGCATCTACGAACGAACCACTCGTGGCCTGCGCATATTCCTGGCCACTCCTCGCTTGCGGGGGCTGCTGGCTCTCAATCTGACGGTAGCGGCTGCTAGTGCAATGGTCATCGTCAACACCGTAGTGCTGGTGCAGTCGCGCTTCGCTCTGCCTCAGAGTTCTACGGCATTAGCGCTGGCTGCGTTTGGTGGCGGCTCGATGGTCGCTGCCCTGGTCTTGCCTCGATTGTTGAAAAACATCAAAGACCGAACGGCCATGCTGTTTGGCGGAGGCATATTGGTCGCAGGCTTAGCGGTTGGCATCAACCTGACCACCTACAACTTTCTGCTGCCGCTGTGGATGGTGCTTGGGGTGGGCTACTCCTTGGCCCAGACTCCGAGCGGTCGACTGTTGCGTCGCTCTGCACATGCCGAAGATCGCCCGGCGTTGTTTGCCGCCCAATTTGCGCTATCCCATGCCTGCTGGTTGATTACCTACCCATTGGCGGGATGGCTGGGTGCCAACATCAGCCTCACGGCCTCGTTTGTTGGGCTCGTTGTCGTGGCAGGTAGCGCATTGGCGGTCAGCATCGTGATCTGGCGTCCGGCCCATGATCAAGAGAGTATCAGGCACAGCCATGAGAATCTGTCGGATGACCATACTCACCTGGACGGACACAGCGGCACCGATCATGAACATCCATATGTCATTGATGATCAACATCGTCGCTGGCCGAATAGGTAACCGCGTCAACACCTGCTTTAAGGCTGCTCCAGGCAAACTGCATGATTGGCCGCCAAAATCTGAAGAGACCAGCTCGCCCTGAAAGTCAGCCTGGAGCAGGCCGGTTCCTCGAAGCACTGCCGTGGGAGTACTGCGTGCTGCAAAGCAACGGCAGATATGCACTCCATCGCTCAATCCAGAATTCACGGATCGACTTGAACATGCCGGCTGATCGGTATGTTATTATGTAACTATAAAAATCAATGAGTGATGCCGCCTTGCCTCGCCTCTCTTCCCTTTTGCCCGCCGTGACCCTGACTTGGTTGGTGGCCGCCTCGGCCTTCGCCGAACCCCGTGTTCTAACCAGCATCAAACCGCTGCAACTCATTGCTGCGGCCGTGCAGGACGGTGTCGGGACACCTGATGTGTTACTACCAGCCGGTGCTTCACCTCACCATTACACGTTACGTCCTTCGGACTTGCGTCAGGTAAAAGAAGCAGACCTGGTTTACTGGATCGGGCCAGACTTGGAGGGCTTTCTGCCTACCGTACTTGAGGGCCGAAAGGGCAAGAGCGTGGCTGTGCAGGACATGCAGGGGCTGCACCTAAGGCATTTTGGCGAGGAGCATCGACATGACGACGAGCCTGTCGGAGATCAATCTGAGGGGCATGATGCAAAAGAGCAGGCAACAGAATTGCAGGTCGATAATCATGACCAACTTCATCGACCCGGTGCACTGGATGCCCACCTCTGGCTGAGACCTGAGAATGCACGGTTGATCGCCAAACACATGGCTTCGGATCTGGCTCTTGTCGATCCAGGCAATGCCGCTCGCTACCAAGCAAATCTGGATGCCTTCGAGCAACGCTTAAAAACCCTCGATATCAAACTAAAAGCGCGCCTCAAGCCGCTGGAAGGCAAACCGTTCTTCGTCTTCCACCAGGCTTTCGACTACTTTGAGGAGGCCTACGGATTGCAGCACACTGGAGTTTTCGCAATCAACGCCGAGGTCCCGCCTGGTGCACGCCACGTCGCAGAGATGCGAGAGCGCCTCAAGGCTGCTGGACCTACCTGTATATTTAGCGAACCACCCATGCGTCCACGTCTGGCGCAAACCTTGAGCGATGGCCTGCCAGTGCATTTTGCCGAACTAGATGCGCTGGGCTTTGGTCTAAAACCCTTGTCCAACAACTACGAGCAATTGCTGATGAATCTCAGCGATGGTCTTGCTGGGTGTCTTGATCAACTTTGAAATGGAATTATGCATACGATTGAGCCGAACTGGATGATGATCGGCACAATATTTCGGGCCATAGGTCATCGCCTTTTCAGTGAAGATACGCATCTATGGCTTTGATGGGATTGCCAGACATGTCCTGCGTCAGCTTCTGCGCGGCCTCAATCTCTTGTGGCGTCATTGAAGCGGTAATCCTATCGCGCTCTTCTAACGCAATGCTGTCAGGAGCGCTCGCGGCCGCCAGGCTAAAGAGCGCATAAGCTACCACGTGATTCTGCGGCACCCCATAACCATTGGCGTATAGCACTCCGAGGTTGGATCGAGCGAGGGCTGCCCCCTGCTCGGCAGCGAGGCGATACCACTTGATGGCCTCCTTGAAGTCCTGCGGCACGCCTTTGCCCTGGACGTACATCATTCCGAGGTTGGATTGTGCGGCAGCGTTGCCCTGTTCAGCTAAAGGTCGCCATTCACGTAAAGCGGCGGTGAAATCTCCTCGCTGAAAAGCCGAGAAACCTTCATCGAAACCTGCATAGACCGTGTTCAGAACACCAAGCAGCACAAGGTAAACTGGTACATGGCGGGCGTGCATGGCGAATCCTGATTTTGTCTTGGAGCACTATCGATAATCCTAGCAAAGAATCCACCCGTCACCTTTAAGCCATGATCCGTATACCTACTTAAGGGATGTGCTGGCGTGGCCTCCTCTACCGCGAGCGAGTGAAATTGAAGAATTGCCGCCGCATAAGTGCGAACCACAAGGGCGGCCCAAGG
This region of Pseudomonas mandelii genomic DNA includes:
- a CDS encoding chromate resistance protein ChrB domain-containing protein gives rise to the protein MKNWLTLILGLPTANATERMRAWRALKASGAAVLRDGAYLLPDTGVCREALASVERDILAINGTAYVLPVVDSHGERFVELFDRSEDYTKLRTEIEACRAQLNAENALATTKQIRKLRKAYEQLVNIDYFPGKPKQQINLALQELETAVSRALSPDEPHSSNQTITTLYVDDYQGRVWATRKRPWVDRLACAWLIRRFIDAQAQILWLNTPQDCPVGALGFDFDDATFSHVGNRVTFETLQASFELQEPGLNRIAALVHYLDIGGIQPVEAAGIERVLAGLRETITHDDHLLAAASAIFDGLLAGFVKEEQPNE
- the chrA gene encoding chromate efflux transporter, which produces MSKVLAPEVEEDMSRPEPISLREAFWFWLKLGFISFGGPAGQISIMHQELVERRRWISERRFLHALNYCMLLPGPEAQQLATYIGWLMHRTWGGVIAGALFVLPSLFILIALSWMYIAFGDVPAVAGLFYGIKPAVTAIVVQAAHRIGSRALKNNWLWAIAAASFTAIFAFNVPFPLIVLGAALIGYVGGRLAPEKFRAGGHSAAKKSFGPALIDDDTPSPEHARFSWLKLASLALIGAVLWALPMGILTALFGWEGTLTQMSWFFTKAALLTFGGAYAVLPYVYQGAVGHYGWLTPTQMIDGLALGETTPGPLIMVVAFVGFVGAYVLQVFGADQVFLAGAVAAALVTWFTFLPSFLFILAGGPLVESTHNELKFTAPLTAITAAVVGVILNLACFFGYHVLWPKGFSGNLDWPSALIAIAAAIALFRFKRGVIQVLMACALVGLAVHLLR
- a CDS encoding chromate resistance protein ChrB domain-containing protein, producing MRWITRERPKIDRVACPWLITRFIDPQAEFLYVPSGDVLRIAAEKDATPYDIPGVELTHEGELCSFDAFVKKYQLNEPALQQLAKIVRGADTSRLDLTPQSAGLYAISLGLSQRYSDDHEMLSHGLILYDALYAWCKECQGESHNWPPQM
- a CDS encoding YHYH domain-containing protein, with the translated sequence MSGKQRGSCLLDEGNWPYSARRERSHEYKNMSMEQALMKLSALLIAALLSISSAAAFAHSGGTDSKGCHRNHKTNDYHCH
- a CDS encoding MFS transporter — translated: MLKILANRTYRHLFLAQVIALVGTGLATVALGLLAFDLAGAQAGAVLGTALAIKMTAYIGVAPIAAAFAERLPRRAMLVSLDLIRAVVALALPFVTEVWQIYVLIFVLQSASAAFTPTFQATIPDILPDEDDYTRALSLSRLAYDLESVASPMLAAALLTVISFHNLFAGTVIGFLASAALVATVLLPKAKPTPRRSIYERTTRGLRIFLATPRLRGLLALNLTVAAASAMVIVNTVVLVQSRFALPQSSTALALAAFGGGSMVAALVLPRLLKNIKDRTAMLFGGGILVAGLAVGINLTTYNFLLPLWMVLGVGYSLAQTPSGRLLRRSAHAEDRPALFAAQFALSHACWLITYPLAGWLGANISLTASFVGLVVVAGSALAVSIVIWRPAHDQESIRHSHENLSDDHTHLDGHSGTDHEHPYVIDDQHRRWPNR
- the znuA gene encoding zinc ABC transporter substrate-binding protein ZnuA codes for the protein MSDAALPRLSSLLPAVTLTWLVAASAFAEPRVLTSIKPLQLIAAAVQDGVGTPDVLLPAGASPHHYTLRPSDLRQVKEADLVYWIGPDLEGFLPTVLEGRKGKSVAVQDMQGLHLRHFGEEHRHDDEPVGDQSEGHDAKEQATELQVDNHDQLHRPGALDAHLWLRPENARLIAKHMASDLALVDPGNAARYQANLDAFEQRLKTLDIKLKARLKPLEGKPFFVFHQAFDYFEEAYGLQHTGVFAINAEVPPGARHVAEMRERLKAAGPTCIFSEPPMRPRLAQTLSDGLPVHFAELDALGFGLKPLSNNYEQLLMNLSDGLAGCLDQL
- a CDS encoding tetratricopeptide repeat protein, whose protein sequence is MHARHVPVYLVLLGVLNTVYAGFDEGFSAFQRGDFTAALREWRPLAEQGNAAAQSNLGMMYVQGKGVPQDFKEAIKWYRLAAEQGAALARSNLGVLYANGYGVPQNHVVAYALFSLAAASAPDSIALEERDRITASMTPQEIEAAQKLTQDMSGNPIKAIDAYLH